In a single window of the Halobaculum lipolyticum genome:
- the gatC gene encoding Asp-tRNA(Asn)/Glu-tRNA(Gln) amidotransferase subunit GatC, whose translation MTTTDEGDDGDAGAVDPDEVRHVADLARVDLADEEAATFAEQFADVLDYFAALDEVPEVDDDPDLVNVMRADEVRDGLTQEEALSNAPASEAGFFKGPKVS comes from the coding sequence ATGACCACGACGGACGAGGGCGACGACGGCGACGCGGGCGCCGTCGACCCCGACGAGGTCCGCCACGTCGCCGACCTCGCGCGGGTGGACCTCGCGGACGAGGAAGCGGCGACGTTCGCCGAGCAGTTCGCGGACGTGCTCGACTACTTCGCGGCGCTCGACGAGGTGCCCGAGGTCGACGACGACCCCGACCTCGTGAACGTGATGCGCGCCGACGAGGTGCGCGACGGTCTCACCCAGGAGGAGGCGCTGTCGAACGCACCCGCGTCCGAGGCGGGCTTCTTCAAGGGACCGAAGGTGTCATGA
- a CDS encoding winged helix-turn-helix transcriptional regulator — MTGGAPAEGSTRERVADYVVAHPGIHFNELVRRLDLAPGQAQYHLRRLVRADRVVDEEVSGRTHYFAPDVDPLERRRIALFRRETARDTVVELLDGPARPAAVADAVGVARSTLEHHLDGLVAAGVVEKRRDARGRVTLALVDPEATARSLSRIEPSVPDRLLDRFTRLVDALLE, encoded by the coding sequence GTGACCGGCGGCGCCCCCGCCGAGGGGTCGACCCGCGAGCGCGTCGCCGACTACGTCGTCGCGCACCCGGGGATCCACTTCAACGAACTCGTCCGTCGCCTCGACCTGGCGCCCGGGCAGGCGCAGTACCACCTCCGCCGGCTCGTCCGGGCAGACCGCGTGGTCGACGAGGAGGTGTCGGGCCGCACGCACTACTTCGCCCCCGACGTCGACCCGCTCGAACGCCGCCGGATCGCGCTGTTCCGCCGCGAGACGGCCCGCGACACGGTCGTCGAACTGCTCGACGGACCGGCGCGTCCGGCGGCCGTCGCCGACGCGGTCGGCGTCGCCCGGAGCACCCTCGAACACCACCTCGACGGTCTCGTCGCCGCCGGCGTCGTGGAGAAGCGCCGCGACGCACGGGGCCGCGTCACCCTCGCGCTGGTCGACCCCGAGGCGACCGCGCGCTCGCTGTCCCGGATCGAGCCGTCGGTGCCCGACCGCCTCCTCGACCGCTTCACGCGCCTCGTGGACGCGTTGCTGGAGTGA
- a CDS encoding transcription initiation factor IIB, whose translation MSENVRSYTDDRSRTDTVGEDETASDSEREQVECPECGGHLVNDSERGETVCRDCGLVVEEDEIDHGPEWRAFDSAEKDQKSRVGAPTTNMMHDKGLSTNIGWQNKDAYGNSLSSRQREKMQRLRTWNERFRTRDSKERNLKQALGEVDRMASALGLPDSVRETASVIYRRALDDDLLPGRSIEGVATSSLYAAARQAGTPRSLDEIANVSRVEKDEIARTYRYVVRELKLEIQPADPESYVPRFASDLDLSDESERRARQLLQTAKEEGVHSGKSPVGLAAAAVYAASLLTNEKVTQSEVSEVANISEVTIRNRYHELLEAEEQVQLG comes from the coding sequence ATGAGCGAAAACGTCCGAAGTTACACGGACGACCGGTCGCGTACCGACACCGTCGGCGAGGACGAAACGGCGTCCGACTCCGAACGAGAACAGGTGGAGTGCCCCGAGTGCGGCGGCCACCTCGTCAACGACTCCGAGCGCGGCGAGACGGTGTGCCGCGACTGCGGCCTGGTCGTCGAGGAGGACGAGATCGACCACGGGCCGGAGTGGCGGGCGTTCGACTCCGCCGAGAAGGACCAGAAGTCCCGCGTGGGCGCCCCGACGACGAACATGATGCACGACAAGGGGCTGTCGACCAACATCGGCTGGCAGAACAAAGACGCCTACGGCAACTCCCTGTCGTCGCGACAGCGCGAGAAGATGCAGCGGCTGCGCACCTGGAACGAGCGGTTCCGCACCCGCGACTCCAAGGAGCGCAACCTCAAGCAGGCGCTCGGCGAGGTCGACCGCATGGCGAGCGCGCTGGGGCTGCCCGACAGCGTCCGCGAGACGGCGTCGGTGATCTACCGCCGCGCGCTCGACGACGACCTGCTGCCGGGGCGCTCCATCGAGGGCGTGGCCACCTCGAGCCTGTACGCCGCGGCGCGACAGGCCGGGACGCCGCGGAGCCTCGACGAGATCGCGAACGTCTCCCGCGTCGAGAAAGACGAGATCGCCCGGACGTACCGCTACGTCGTCCGCGAACTGAAACTGGAGATCCAGCCCGCGGACCCGGAGAGCTACGTGCCGCGGTTCGCCTCCGATCTGGATCTGTCCGACGAGTCCGAACGGCGCGCCCGACAGCTCCTCCAGACGGCCAAAGAGGAGGGCGTCCACTCGGGCAAGTCGCCGGTCGGGCTGGCCGCGGCCGCGGTGTACGCGGCGTCGCTGCTCACCAACGAGAAGGTGACACAGAGCGAGGTGAGCGAGGTGGCGAACATCTCGGAGGTCACCATCCGCAACCGCTACCACGAACTGCTCGAAGCCGAAGAGCAGGTCCAACTCGGCTGA
- a CDS encoding asparagine synthase C-terminal domain-containing protein has product MADDGADDPSTDRIDGASPAVVRDALTAGDPLPGTDGFAGRVDGALVRDVLGRRPLFLDRAEPDVWSFDPTDLADPRTLPAGSVRDADGERAVWSLPDPAPAERDAALETATDAVATSTRSVDSDDLAVAFSGGVDSAVVAAGVPEAPLYVAGFEGAHDVAAAREAAAAMGRGDDLTVVEVSHADLERTVPRIVAATGRRNPMDVAIALPLYLVAERAAADGYDRLAVGQGADELFGGYAKVVDPAEDHRIDADTVRGARRETMATLPDQLERDVLALRAAGVEPVAPLLHDRVVAAALSLPGDLLVADGERKVALRAAAEGVVPDGVRTADKKAVQYGTYVSRELDRLARQDGFKRRMDDHVGRYIAALCGEDYVAPDDR; this is encoded by the coding sequence ATGGCCGACGACGGCGCCGACGACCCGTCGACCGACCGAATCGACGGCGCGTCGCCGGCGGTCGTCCGGGACGCGCTCACCGCCGGCGACCCGCTTCCGGGTACCGACGGGTTCGCCGGCCGTGTCGACGGCGCGCTCGTCCGGGACGTACTCGGACGCCGGCCGCTGTTCCTCGACCGCGCGGAACCGGACGTTTGGAGCTTCGACCCGACCGATCTGGCGGACCCGCGGACGCTCCCGGCCGGGAGCGTCCGCGACGCCGACGGGGAGCGGGCGGTCTGGTCGCTCCCCGACCCGGCACCCGCCGAGCGCGACGCCGCCCTCGAAACGGCGACCGACGCGGTGGCGACGAGCACCCGGTCGGTCGACTCCGACGACCTCGCGGTCGCGTTCTCCGGCGGCGTCGACTCCGCCGTCGTCGCCGCCGGCGTCCCGGAGGCCCCGCTGTACGTCGCCGGCTTCGAGGGCGCCCACGACGTCGCGGCCGCTCGCGAGGCGGCCGCCGCGATGGGTCGGGGCGACGACCTGACCGTCGTCGAGGTGTCGCACGCCGACCTCGAACGGACGGTCCCGCGGATCGTCGCGGCGACGGGGCGACGCAACCCGATGGACGTGGCTATCGCGCTCCCCCTGTACCTCGTCGCCGAGCGGGCGGCCGCCGACGGCTACGACCGACTCGCGGTCGGCCAGGGCGCCGACGAGCTGTTCGGCGGCTACGCGAAGGTCGTCGACCCGGCCGAAGACCACCGGATCGATGCCGACACCGTCCGCGGCGCCCGACGGGAGACGATGGCGACGCTCCCCGACCAACTGGAACGCGACGTGCTCGCGCTCCGGGCGGCCGGCGTCGAGCCGGTCGCGCCGCTGCTCCACGACCGCGTCGTCGCCGCGGCGCTGTCGCTGCCCGGCGACCTGCTCGTCGCGGACGGCGAGCGGAAGGTCGCGCTCCGGGCGGCGGCCGAGGGCGTCGTTCCGGACGGCGTCCGGACGGCCGACAAGAAGGCCGTGCAGTACGGCACCTACGTGTCGCGGGAACTCGACCGCCTGGCTCGTCAGGACGGCTTCAAGCGTCGGATGGACGACCACGTCGGGCGCTACATCGCGGCGTTGTGCGGCGAGGACTACGTCGCTCCCGACGACCGATAG
- the gatA gene encoding Asp-tRNA(Asn)/Glu-tRNA(Gln) amidotransferase subunit GatA, whose amino-acid sequence MSADDAPADDAADLNVFLARETVAGADDGPLAGKTIAVKDNISTEGIRTTCGSAMLEEYVPPYDATVVERVREAGATLVGKTNMDEFGMGGTTETSAYGPTKNPVDPERVPGGSSGGSAAAVAAGEADLALGSDTGGSVRNPAAFCGVVGIKPTYGLVSRYGLVAYANSLEQIGPLANTVEDAAALLDAIAGPDEHDATTRYDAAEDGPAVHPADDTEYAAAADGDVDGMTVGVPTELVEGADDAVVEVFEDALADLEAQGVETVEVSLPSVEHAVQAYYVIAMSEASSNLARFDGVRYGVDGGEGNWNESFARSREEGFGDEVKRRVLLGTYALSAGYHDKYYKKAQDARAWVKRDFDEALSEADVLATPTMPVLPPKRGESLDDPLSLYLMDANTVPVNLANLPAISVPAGEAEGLPVGMQFVGPAFGEEAVIRAGSAVEQ is encoded by the coding sequence ATGAGCGCCGACGACGCTCCCGCCGACGACGCCGCGGACCTGAACGTCTTCCTCGCCCGCGAGACCGTCGCGGGCGCCGACGACGGTCCGCTCGCCGGGAAGACCATCGCCGTGAAGGACAACATCTCGACGGAGGGGATCCGCACGACCTGCGGCTCCGCCATGTTGGAGGAGTACGTCCCGCCGTACGACGCGACGGTCGTCGAGCGCGTCCGCGAGGCGGGCGCGACGCTCGTCGGCAAGACGAACATGGACGAGTTCGGGATGGGCGGCACGACCGAGACGTCCGCCTACGGCCCGACGAAGAACCCCGTCGACCCCGAGCGCGTCCCCGGCGGTTCCTCGGGTGGCTCGGCGGCGGCGGTCGCCGCGGGCGAGGCGGATCTGGCGCTCGGCTCCGACACCGGCGGCTCCGTCCGCAACCCCGCCGCCTTCTGCGGCGTCGTCGGCATCAAGCCGACGTACGGGCTGGTGTCCCGCTACGGTCTCGTCGCGTACGCCAACTCGCTCGAACAGATCGGTCCGCTGGCGAACACCGTCGAGGACGCGGCGGCGCTGCTCGACGCCATCGCTGGTCCCGACGAACACGACGCGACCACCCGCTACGACGCCGCGGAGGACGGCCCGGCGGTCCACCCGGCCGACGACACCGAGTACGCGGCCGCCGCCGACGGCGACGTCGACGGGATGACGGTCGGCGTGCCCACGGAACTCGTGGAGGGCGCCGACGACGCCGTCGTCGAGGTGTTCGAGGACGCGCTCGCCGACTTGGAGGCGCAGGGCGTCGAGACGGTCGAGGTGTCGCTCCCGTCTGTCGAGCACGCCGTGCAGGCGTACTACGTCATCGCGATGTCGGAGGCGTCCTCGAACCTCGCGCGCTTCGACGGCGTCCGCTACGGCGTCGACGGCGGCGAGGGCAACTGGAACGAGTCGTTCGCCCGCTCCCGCGAGGAGGGGTTCGGCGACGAGGTGAAGCGCCGGGTCCTGCTGGGCACGTACGCCCTCTCGGCCGGCTACCACGACAAGTACTACAAGAAGGCGCAGGACGCTCGCGCGTGGGTGAAGCGGGACTTCGACGAGGCGCTATCGGAGGCGGACGTACTCGCGACGCCGACGATGCCCGTCCTCCCGCCGAAGCGCGGCGAGAGCCTCGACGACCCGCTGTCGCTGTACCTGATGGACGCCAACACGGTGCCGGTGAACCTCGCGAACCTCCCCGCCATCTCCGTGCCCGCGGGCGAGGCCGAGGGGCTGCCGGTCGGGATGCAGTTCGTGGGTCCCGCCTTCGGCGAGGAGGCGGTCATCCGCGCGGGTAGCGCGGTCGAGCAGTAG
- a CDS encoding NUDIX hydrolase yields the protein METTRHFTATVFLVNDGATALHRHPSLDIRIPPGGHVDRDELPHEAGLREAREETGLDPTLVDDTESVGAPAGETLPAPRHTMLYDIDRRADGGVAHQHIDMKYFASVESRDIDPAGDDEADAARWEWYTPAELRGSDLDRDTIAIGIEAIETVADAED from the coding sequence ATGGAGACGACACGCCACTTCACCGCGACCGTCTTCCTCGTCAACGACGGCGCGACCGCCCTCCACCGGCACCCGTCGCTCGACATCCGGATCCCGCCGGGCGGCCACGTCGACCGGGACGAACTGCCCCACGAGGCCGGCCTCCGCGAGGCGCGCGAGGAGACCGGCCTCGACCCGACGCTCGTCGACGACACCGAGTCCGTCGGCGCGCCGGCGGGCGAGACGCTGCCCGCGCCCCGGCACACGATGCTGTACGACATCGACCGGCGGGCAGACGGGGGCGTCGCCCACCAGCACATCGACATGAAGTACTTCGCGAGCGTCGAGTCGCGCGACATCGACCCCGCGGGCGACGACGAGGCCGACGCCGCGAGGTGGGAGTGGTACACCCCGGCGGAGCTCCGCGGCAGCGACCTCGACCGCGACACGATCGCGATCGGGATCGAGGCCATCGAGACCGTCGCCGACGCCGAGGACTGA
- a CDS encoding TrkH family potassium uptake protein, with translation MNLRVEYRASLSLVGTVVRYLSVPLTAPLLVSLYYGESVAPFVVTIALALAVGTGLERLDPDPDMGAREGFLMVALTWLAVGVVGAVPYLVEAHGLPGLVAAPHPDSTLGNPVNALFEAMSGFTTTGATVLGDISYQTHSRGIMLWRQLTQWLGGMGIVVLAVAILPELSVGGAQLMDAEAPGPGIEKLTPRIAETARVLWGVYAGITALEIVLLYGMHVGGPLIGMPELAPNMTLFNAVAHGLTTMPTGGFSPEARSIEAFSAAVQWVIVPFMIAAGVNFALFWGVLTGNPGRMVRDVEFRAYFGVLGVLTALLTGLLFGGSFLTAVPQGGSTFDAAYLATVSGEITGSIEPALRHAVFQSVAIVTTTGYASIDFNTWAPAAQYVLLFAMFIGGSAGSTGGGIKIIRWVVIVKSLRRELFTTAHPDAVRPVRLNGRALDERGVRGIFAFTLLYIVLFFLSALLLFLDSLRTGTVFSVLEVLSASATTLGNVGPAFGLAGPMGSYLPFSNASRLYMVFLMWIGRLEIIPVLVCFTPEYWRR, from the coding sequence GTGAACCTCCGTGTCGAGTACCGGGCGAGCCTGAGCCTCGTCGGCACCGTCGTGCGCTACCTCTCGGTGCCGCTGACGGCGCCGCTGCTCGTCTCGCTGTACTACGGCGAATCCGTCGCCCCCTTCGTCGTCACCATCGCCCTCGCGCTGGCGGTCGGCACCGGTCTCGAACGCCTCGACCCCGACCCCGACATGGGCGCCCGCGAGGGGTTCCTGATGGTCGCGCTGACGTGGCTCGCCGTCGGCGTCGTCGGGGCGGTGCCGTACCTCGTCGAGGCCCACGGGCTGCCCGGGCTGGTCGCGGCCCCGCACCCCGACTCGACGCTCGGGAACCCCGTGAACGCGCTGTTCGAGGCGATGTCCGGCTTCACGACCACGGGCGCGACGGTCCTCGGGGACATCTCCTACCAGACCCACTCGCGCGGGATCATGCTGTGGCGCCAGCTCACCCAGTGGCTCGGCGGGATGGGGATCGTCGTCCTCGCGGTCGCGATCCTCCCCGAGCTGTCCGTGGGCGGCGCACAGCTGATGGACGCCGAGGCACCCGGGCCCGGCATCGAGAAGCTCACCCCCCGGATCGCCGAGACCGCCCGCGTGCTGTGGGGCGTCTACGCCGGGATCACCGCCCTCGAAATCGTGCTGCTGTACGGGATGCACGTCGGCGGGCCGCTGATCGGGATGCCGGAACTCGCCCCGAACATGACGCTGTTCAACGCCGTCGCCCACGGCCTGACGACGATGCCGACGGGCGGCTTCTCGCCCGAGGCCAGATCGATCGAGGCGTTCTCGGCGGCCGTGCAGTGGGTGATCGTCCCGTTCATGATCGCCGCGGGGGTCAACTTCGCGCTGTTCTGGGGCGTGCTCACCGGCAACCCCGGGCGGATGGTCCGGGACGTGGAGTTCCGCGCGTACTTCGGCGTGCTCGGCGTGTTGACGGCGCTCCTCACCGGCCTGCTGTTCGGCGGGAGTTTCCTCACGGCCGTCCCGCAGGGCGGGTCGACGTTCGACGCCGCGTACCTCGCGACGGTGTCGGGGGAGATCACGGGGAGCATCGAACCCGCCCTCCGCCACGCGGTGTTCCAGAGCGTCGCCATCGTGACGACCACCGGGTACGCGAGCATCGACTTCAACACGTGGGCGCCGGCCGCCCAGTACGTGCTCCTGTTCGCGATGTTCATCGGCGGCTCCGCCGGGTCGACGGGCGGGGGGATCAAGATCATCCGCTGGGTGGTCATCGTGAAGTCGCTGCGGCGGGAGCTGTTCACCACCGCCCACCCGGACGCGGTCCGCCCGGTGCGACTGAACGGACGGGCGCTCGACGAGCGCGGCGTCCGCGGCATCTTCGCGTTCACGCTGTTGTACATCGTCCTGTTCTTCCTGTCGGCGCTGCTGCTGTTCCTCGACAGCCTCCGGACCGGCACCGTGTTCAGCGTCCTCGAAGTGCTGAGCGCGTCGGCGACGACGCTCGGGAACGTCGGCCCGGCGTTCGGACTGGCCGGCCCGATGGGGAGCTACCTCCCGTTCTCGAACGCCAGCCGGCTGTACATGGTGTTCCTCATGTGGATCGGCCGGCTGGAGATCATCCCGGTGTTGGTCTGCTTCACGCCGGAGTACTGGCGGCGCTGA
- a CDS encoding DUF7471 family protein, whose protein sequence is MDTVLHLAPGAHGVVYAVVVALGGLAGAGLLGLGLAAFLRRRSRSYLLVALALGTLAARAGLAAGTAFGLVGAETHHFGEHLLDVVMAGLVVAAVYYARTIRSEAAS, encoded by the coding sequence ATGGACACGGTACTGCACCTCGCTCCCGGCGCCCACGGCGTCGTGTACGCGGTCGTCGTCGCGCTCGGTGGACTCGCCGGCGCCGGGCTGCTGGGGCTGGGGCTGGCGGCGTTCCTCCGGCGGCGCTCGCGCTCGTACCTGCTCGTCGCGCTCGCGCTCGGCACGCTCGCCGCGCGCGCGGGACTCGCCGCCGGGACCGCCTTCGGGCTGGTCGGCGCCGAGACCCACCACTTCGGCGAGCACCTCCTCGACGTGGTGATGGCCGGGCTCGTCGTCGCGGCGGTGTACTACGCCCGGACGATCCGGTCGGAGGCGGCGTCGTGA
- the purL gene encoding phosphoribosylformylglycinamidine synthase subunit PurL, producing the protein MPLADADRELVTAELGREPTRAEAALFENLWSEHCAYRSSRPLLSAFDSESDDVVVGPGDDAAVVALDDDTYATLGIESHNHPSYVDPFDGAATGVGGIVRDTLSMGAYPIALADSLYFGGFDREHSKYLFEGVVEGISHYGNCIGVPTVAGSVAFDDGYEGNPLVNVACVGLTTPDRLVTATAETPGNKLVLVGNATGRDGLGGASFASEDLAEDAETEDRPAVQVGDPYAEKRLIECNEALVDEGLLVAARDLGAAGLGGASSELVAKGDLGADIALERVHQREPNMNAMEILLAESQERMVYEVQPADTDRVAALAERFDLGCSVIGEVTDGNYVCTFEGETVVDAPAEYLADGAPMNDLEREEPTQPARDLPDAELADAFEAVVGNPNTASKRWVYRQYDHEVGTRTSVLPGDDAAVMAIREATTDAGEPLGLAISSGAEPNWTAAAPYEGARAVALENATNLAAKGATPLAAVDCLNGGNPEKPDVYGGFAAAVDGLAEMCADLSIPVVGGNVSLYNDSVAGPIPPTPTLAVVGTKAGFDAPPAAFAGEGTVLHVGAPGGALGGSEYLSQAGGSDRFPALPENAPEVVETLAAVADADGTLAVHDVSHGGLAVSLAEMVTAEAGAEVAVDDALALFDETPGRAVVETTDPAAVRDAFDGVAPVTELGTATDDGTLSLTVGDERLAYGAGEIADRRAVIEHELD; encoded by the coding sequence ATGCCCCTCGCCGACGCGGACCGCGAGCTGGTGACGGCGGAACTCGGCCGGGAGCCGACCCGGGCGGAGGCCGCCCTGTTCGAGAACCTCTGGAGCGAACACTGTGCGTACCGCTCGTCGCGGCCCCTGCTGTCGGCGTTCGACAGCGAGAGCGACGACGTCGTGGTCGGTCCCGGCGACGACGCGGCGGTCGTCGCCCTCGACGACGACACGTACGCCACGCTCGGCATCGAGAGCCACAACCACCCCTCCTACGTCGACCCGTTCGACGGCGCGGCGACCGGCGTCGGCGGCATCGTCCGCGACACGCTGTCGATGGGCGCGTACCCCATCGCGCTGGCCGACTCGCTGTACTTCGGCGGCTTCGACCGCGAACACTCCAAGTACCTGTTCGAGGGCGTCGTCGAAGGGATCAGCCACTACGGCAACTGCATCGGCGTGCCGACCGTCGCCGGCTCGGTCGCCTTCGACGACGGCTACGAGGGGAACCCGCTCGTCAACGTCGCCTGCGTCGGTCTCACGACGCCCGACCGTCTCGTCACCGCGACCGCCGAGACGCCCGGGAACAAGCTCGTCCTCGTCGGCAACGCCACCGGGCGCGACGGTCTCGGCGGCGCCTCGTTCGCCTCCGAGGACCTCGCCGAGGACGCCGAGACCGAGGACCGCCCCGCGGTGCAGGTGGGCGACCCGTACGCCGAGAAGCGCCTGATCGAGTGCAACGAGGCGCTCGTCGACGAGGGCCTGCTCGTCGCCGCGCGCGACCTCGGCGCGGCGGGGTTGGGCGGCGCCTCCTCGGAACTCGTCGCGAAGGGCGACCTCGGCGCCGACATCGCGTTGGAGCGTGTCCACCAGCGCGAGCCGAACATGAACGCGATGGAGATCCTCCTCGCGGAGAGCCAAGAGCGGATGGTGTACGAGGTGCAGCCGGCGGACACCGACCGGGTCGCGGCGTTGGCCGAGCGCTTCGATCTGGGCTGTTCGGTCATCGGCGAGGTGACCGACGGGAACTACGTCTGCACGTTCGAGGGCGAGACGGTCGTCGACGCGCCCGCGGAGTACCTCGCCGACGGCGCGCCGATGAACGACTTGGAGCGCGAGGAGCCGACACAGCCCGCGCGCGACCTCCCGGACGCGGAGCTCGCGGACGCGTTCGAGGCGGTCGTCGGGAACCCCAACACCGCGAGCAAGCGGTGGGTGTACCGCCAGTACGACCACGAGGTCGGCACCCGCACGTCGGTCCTCCCGGGCGACGACGCCGCCGTGATGGCGATCCGCGAGGCGACGACCGACGCGGGCGAGCCGCTGGGGCTGGCTATCTCGTCGGGGGCGGAGCCGAACTGGACCGCCGCGGCGCCGTACGAGGGCGCCCGCGCCGTCGCGTTGGAGAACGCGACGAACCTCGCGGCGAAGGGGGCGACCCCGCTCGCGGCGGTCGACTGCCTCAACGGCGGGAACCCCGAGAAACCGGACGTGTACGGCGGCTTCGCGGCGGCCGTCGACGGGCTGGCGGAGATGTGTGCCGACCTCTCGATCCCGGTCGTCGGCGGCAACGTCTCGCTGTACAACGACTCCGTCGCCGGCCCGATCCCGCCGACGCCGACGCTCGCCGTCGTCGGGACGAAGGCCGGCTTCGACGCCCCGCCGGCGGCGTTCGCGGGCGAGGGAACCGTGCTCCACGTCGGCGCGCCCGGCGGCGCGCTCGGCGGCTCCGAGTACCTCTCGCAGGCCGGCGGGAGCGATCGGTTCCCCGCGCTGCCGGAGAACGCGCCGGAGGTGGTGGAGACGCTCGCGGCTGTCGCCGACGCCGACGGGACGCTCGCCGTCCACGACGTGAGCCACGGCGGATTGGCGGTGTCGCTCGCGGAGATGGTGACCGCGGAGGCGGGCGCCGAGGTGGCCGTCGACGACGCGCTCGCCCTGTTCGACGAGACGCCCGGGCGCGCCGTGGTCGAGACGACCGACCCCGCGGCGGTCCGGGACGCCTTCGACGGCGTCGCGCCCGTGACGGAACTCGGGACGGCGACCGACGACGGGACGCTGTCGCTGACGGTCGGCGACGAGCGACTCGCGTACGGTGCCGGGGAGATCGCGGACCGCCGTGCGGTCATCGAGCACGAACTGGACTGA
- a CDS encoding PHP domain-containing protein yields MLSVELHSHSALSHDGRDPVDMLLEQAAAVGLDALAVTDHDELDASLEAAAMADDYGLVGIPGMEVTSAAGHVLAFGIDEPVPAGLSYDRTLDRIREQGGIAVVPHPFQKSRHGVAPHVTAEQLAEADAIEVYNSRLLTGRSNRQAESFAVNHGVPMTAGSDAHISEMVGQAVTEVGAAERSVDAILDAIRDGRTSVVGKRTPWYISFRQAAGGAKRRIGRRVDDLL; encoded by the coding sequence GTGCTTTCGGTCGAGCTGCACAGCCACTCCGCGCTCTCCCACGACGGCCGCGACCCGGTCGACATGCTCCTCGAACAGGCGGCCGCCGTCGGTCTGGACGCGCTCGCGGTCACCGACCACGACGAACTGGACGCGAGCCTCGAGGCGGCCGCGATGGCCGACGACTACGGGCTGGTCGGCATCCCGGGGATGGAAGTGACGAGCGCGGCGGGCCACGTCCTCGCGTTCGGCATCGACGAGCCGGTCCCCGCGGGGTTGAGCTACGACCGCACGCTCGACCGCATCCGCGAACAGGGCGGTATCGCGGTCGTCCCGCACCCGTTCCAGAAGTCCCGCCACGGCGTCGCGCCCCACGTCACCGCCGAACAACTGGCCGAGGCCGACGCCATCGAAGTGTACAACTCCCGGCTCCTCACCGGGCGGTCGAACCGCCAGGCGGAGTCGTTCGCCGTGAACCACGGCGTGCCGATGACCGCCGGCAGCGACGCGCACATCTCGGAGATGGTCGGCCAAGCGGTCACCGAGGTCGGCGCCGCCGAACGCAGCGTGGACGCCATCCTCGACGCCATCCGCGACGGCCGCACGAGCGTCGTCGGCAAACGGACGCCGTGGTACATCTCCTTCCGGCAGGCGGCCGGCGGCGCCAAGCGCCGGATCGGCCGCCGCGTCGACGACCTGTTGTGA